The following is a genomic window from Miscanthus floridulus cultivar M001 chromosome 14, ASM1932011v1, whole genome shotgun sequence.
GTATGAGTATGAGTATACTCCACCTTTGAGAGTTTTGAAATGAACACTGAGCTGATCTCTGCATGATCTTCCGTCCAAGATTCCAAATGCCATCTTTGACCTCCACTTATTTTCCCACCAGAAATTAAATTCCCACATTACAATATCTCATTTAGCTCGGGCTTTCCAAAAATGCTCAGACTTGCCCTGAATTTTACGACTAAAATTACCCGAATACATTGACAAATGTCGTAGGATGCCACTGCTCACCTGGTTGATGCGATGACACCTTAAGAACAGGCTATTGCAACATCTGATATCCTTTTTTGGAAAGGATCACCGGAGGATGAACTATCCCCACCTGAATTTCATTACCATAGATTCTGACAAAAGACGGTAATGGTAGTTATATTGTTAGGTTATAAGCCCAAGGTTACAAAGCAAGAAGGCCCAGAAAGAGAGTACAAAcagcaacacaacacaacaccacGTACAAAGAGAAGAACAACCACTAACAACcacaaggaaaaaaaacaaagccACAACGTACTCCTAGACGGAGGCAAGTCAATGATCGCCGAACATTGCGCCACCAACAATTAAAGCTCCGTTGAACTTCATTCCACAGGCGACTTTAAGACACTGATTCATGATGACAAACCACGGCCGTGATATATACTGAGTACTAAATCTTGTTAGATGTCCTAGTTGTGAACTAATGATAGATCCTGTGTTTTAAGCTATAATAATATCTAACAATTGGTCGCCAGAGCCATACTAGTTCCTTTTAGGATCCTATAATTCTACCGAACAAAGTTGCCTGCCCAATTTTTGACAACCCTCTATTCAAGTAAATTACCCCAAATTCCCAACACAATTTTTCCATTTATGAACTTTTGGATATACAATACTGTATTAATTCTATAACCACCTCACGCTGGCTCTGCATGGGACTAGCTTGTTGCAGGAGCGGGTTTTTCCAATGCACACGTGACAACGTACGTGAATTGTCAGAAAAAACTTTTTAAATCTGTCGTTTAGAGATGGTCAAGGGAAACTTGTGCTAAAAGGCATCTCGTGTGTCACGCAGCTACGACATTTGCATTTGTCAAATAGCCCCGCCCTGTGCAGAAAAAGACTCCTTTTTGAAGGGCTCTATTTTGTGGTCGCCTACAAGAGAGAGGACCTAATAGTTGGGTAAAATTTGGCCTCACATGACATTAGGTTATTACTCCTTAAAAGCAACTTTAGTAGTATCGTCAAAATATCTGTCGTTTGACTAATATTATAAAAAAACATCTATATTTAAGATATCAAATAAATGTTATTAAATTTgttatggaatatattttcattgTATACTAATTTGATGCTATAGATATTGATATGTATTTTATAAGTTTAGTTAAATTTTAAATAGTTTGATTAAGAAAAGAACTAGAGTTGTATCCTTTTGGAACATATACTTCTTCTAAAATATAAATCGCTTTGagttttggtacatccattttgctatgtatctagatataatatatgtctagatacatagcaaattctATGTACTAGAGAAGtccaaagtgacttataatttagaacggatggagtaccTAGTAGTATTTATTTGTAAAAAAAGTTATACTATTCATTTCATATAGCAAATAGCCAAATATTAACGCTGGTCGCCTACATTTGCTTTGAAGATTTCACAAGCGATtggcttttgtttttctttttcgtcCGAGATGTGAAGGGCTTTGCTACGTTGCTAGGACAGAATAAGATGCTGCCATTTTCCATTTGACATGAAATTTGTCAGTACAATACAGTGTATTATCTGTATTTTCTCCGATTTCAAATGTGTCATTCCAGTGTTTTTTTTATAGGAACTCATTCCAGTGTTTTTACGAAGATACAGAGTGTTTGTTTTAGAGAAATACGAGTGCTGTGTGTCGGCCCGTAATCCAGCATGACCCACAAGCCCAGTTCCGAACTGGGCCAGGCCCATTTGGTGGTCATCAGGCGCGCATCATCCTCTCAGGTCAGGCCTCACAGCCTCGAGTCCTCGTGCTCTCCGCCGGCTGCATCCATTCCACGCTGCTCAGCGCTCACCggtagaagtggaagtggaaGCATTCCAATTCCAACGGGGGAATGGCGGCTGAGGGGAAGAGGAAGGGCGTCCCGGCGCTAGGGTGGTGGCTGATGCTGGTCGGCTCCCTCCGCCTCGCCTCCGTCTGGTTCGGCTTCTTCGACATCTGGGCGCTCCGCGTCGCCGTCTTCTCGCAGACGGAGAGTGAGTGCCCCCCTCGCATTCTCCCTCTCCCCTCCCGCTTCACTTCTTCCCCCCTCTGCCTCTCGTTCGCCTGGACAGGGTCGATCCGTGTGGGGGGGGTACGGATCTCATCTCACCCGGTCGCGGTTATAGCCTGATCTGTGCCGCGCCTTCTTGATGAAGGTTTGGAGATCCAAAAAAGGAGGCCTCTGTGTCTCCTTCCCGCGGGATTCGTGAGTTTGAGCTTCGCGAGTATTCCGAGTGGAGTCCACTGGTGGACCCTTCAGAAAAGCCAGTACGACTGACCAGGACTGAGAATGGTCTCTACCCTGATTTTTACTTggtactctctccattccaagttatttttttagaaaggacggTAAAAGCTTTGCCGTAGATTTTATTAGACGatagaaaagaaaatgaaaactgaaTTTACAGAGACGACTTCATGAACCTGGACCTGCCCAACTGAAAAAAATAAAGACAACTGAACACAAACTGAAAACCGAGCCGAAAAAAAGGGGATGAAGGCAACACGGTCCTGAGAATAACTCTGTAAACGCAAAATGAAGACTTCTCTCTATTGCTGCCGtgattggctgataagccatggctgctATTGGCTGATTCGTAATGGGAGGAAAGCACTGTTTTGACTGAAAAAACAAggtgaaaagtacggattataaaacAAGCGAACAGGACCGCTGGGCTTCATCTTGCCTTGGTGCCATTGCCCTGCGGTGCTGGAGGATATCATCTTTGCATAAAATTGCAACCTGTCTTGGATTTGGAGCTTGTTGTTGGAAAGTTCTCCTATTTTTCTCTTTCCAAATGTTCCACCAAAAGTAGATTATAATTCCGTCGAAATTTCTTCTCCGACTTTTATCCACCTTTGTTCTGCATCTCCTCCAGAATTTATACAGTGACCCGGATGAGCTAACTGCGCTGAACTGCTGATATCCGTTGTAACAGTCCACTGTTTCACAAGCTCCCAGACTTCCTTCACAAACAGGCAGTCTTtccagaggtgggctggagttTCCAGATTATTTCTGCACAATTTGCAAACAGGGTCATCCGACCAACCTCATTTCATTAAATTGTTTGCCGTGAGGATCTTCTTGTGTAGCAAAGTCCAGGCGAAGAAGCGGCACTTTGGCTCAGCTTTCACCTTCCAAATTGGCGTTATTCTCATCTTAGTAAAGGTCCCCTCGAACTGAATTTTGTAGGCACTTTTGGTTGTGTACTCCCCACTTGGCGTCCAACGCCATTTTATGTCGTCCTCAACCTGATCGTCCAAAGATGTATCCTTGATTGCCTCCCATAGATTAACGAAGTCTGAGATCTCCTCCTGTGTGCTTGGAGGATAAATGTGGTTGATCCATTTGTTGTTGTGTAACGCTTTTTGTACCGTGATCTTTTTCCTGCGCATCTTCTTGAACAAGCTGGGCACAATCCTTTTTGCCGAAGTTCCATTTATCCATGATGATGACCAAAATAATGCTGTTTTACCATCTCCTATCTTTACTATGGTTGTGGCGTTGAAAAGTTCATGATCAGTTTTGTCGCAAGGGACTTCCAGATTACTCCAGGCTCTCTCCTTTTGCTTGCACCTATACCACAACCATCTTAATCGCAGAGCCCTTGTGAATCTTTCTAATTCCATGATGCCGATTTCGCCCTTTTCCTTTGGTAGACATGTAGTGGGCCAATTGATCAACGAATGGCCTCCGCTGACGTTTTCTGGTGTTTCGCCTCGCCATAGAAAACTGTGCCAGAGCCTATCAATTCTTTTGAGTACCCCTTTGTGCCCATGAAAAACTGTGAAATGGTAGATCGGTATCGATGATAGCACTGTTTTTACTAGAGTCTCCCTTCCAGCCGTTGTAAAAAATTTACCTTTCGAACCCGTTAATCTTGCTCCAACCTTGTCTATAAGCGGCTGCACCTCAATTTTCCTTAGCTTCCTGGTATGGAGTGGGAGCCCCAAATATTTTCCTGGGAAAGAACCGATTTTCCCCGGGAAATTGGTGATGAGAGCAGGGACCAAATCAGCCTGAAGATGTATTGGGAATATTTTCGTCTTGTTCATGTTAACCTTGAGACCTGAGCAATCTCCAAAGAAGTGTAGTATTTTCTGTAAACTGCTGAGCTCAGCTGCTGTTGGATTTGCAAATAGGGCTGCATCATCCGCATATAAAGAGCACCACAGCTTTGCCGCTTTGGGTAACACTGGTTGTAGAATGCCTTGATGCACCACTTTTTCTATTATTCTCTGTAGTGGATCAATGGCTATAATGAACAACAAAGGCGACAGCGGGTTGCCTTGTCTAAGGCCCCTAGCATGTGAGATACTCCGACTTGGCCTTCCATTTTTATGAGGATTTTGGATGATGAGGTCCCTAGTATTGCCGAAATCCAGTTCCGCCATTTTGTACTGAAGCCCAGAACGGTCAATACTTCCAGCAAATATGGCCATTCTATGGAAtcaaatgctttggaaattccaAATTATTCCTCATGCTGAATTACTAGTTCCTGGTTATGTGCCATCCTTTGTTAAAAACCTTGGCCTTTTATTACTAGTTTGATTAACAAAACATTGTTTATATGCAGTGACTGATGTTCATGGCCGTACTTTTGGTGTCTGGACTCTTCTGACCTGCACGCTGTGCTTCCTTTGTGCACTGAACCTAGAAAACAGGCCTCTGTATCTGGCCACCTTCCTATCGTTCATCTACGCTCTTGGTCATTTCCTCACGGAATACTTGATATACCACACCATGGCTGCAACAAATCTGAGCACAGTTGGCTTCTTTGCAGGTACTAAGCTTTCCTTGTGAGTGGACCATTGTTTTCATTCACCTTTTACAAATTAGTTCTTCAGAACCTAGTCAGCCTTTTTACTATCGCACTTGTTACAGTTACAGCTAGGTTGATTATCTGGTACTTTAATCGAAATATTCATTTGATGTCAGTACTTTACTTTTGCAGTTTTAACGATGCAATATAGCATTTATCAGTTCCAAGTTTCCAGCTTTCAATCTTGCAAAATAGCATTGGAGCTTATCATGCATGTTGCATGTGTAGCTTGACAAATGACTAGAATAGGTGGTAATTAGATCTGAAATCATGGAGTACTTGTAATGATGCTTCTTTTGTCTTGGTTGTTTGTTTAGCCACTCTGATCAGTTCTCTGATTTATTTATATAGGAACGTCAATCATATGGATGCTTCTTCAGTGGAATTCTCATGGGAATCCTCGATGTTCCCATGCCGTGAAGCAATCATGATTGATGCTTGGGCTGTTAGCTTGATGTAGTGTGGGCCTCTGGGGGAGGAAGGATGCCTGTAGGAAGCTTGCTGGGAAGCCACCTGATGGCTCTGCACCATTTGTACTTTATTTTTCATCATGTTATTTCCTTGCATTAGACATTGGTCCCACCACCATTTGTACTTTATTTTTCATCATGTTATTTCCTTGCATTAGACATTGGTCCCACTAATTATGGAATGAAGTTAGGAACATTTCTGCTACTGGGTAGGGAATGATATTTTTTGAACACTGTGAACTGCGACTGAATCATGTAGCCAGGAGATGTAATATCGGGTTTGAGGAATCATGTAGGCTAATATCGGGTTTGAGCAATCATGTAGGCAGGAGCTGTAATATTAGGTTTGATAACATTCAGTCGTACTACCTGATAAACAGATAGCCAACCTGCCAGCTGTTGAGAGATAAGATACCAATAAGGTGGGTATAGACAAGAGATATGGGTGTATCATGTGCTGTTATTGCATTTGTACGAGCCAAGGGTGTGTAGTCTTTGATATTTTTCTCGTATTGATTGATGTTATATGTTCTGTTCATGAAATAACCTGTACAAGTACAGTACTGTCAATAAAACACGACAGCTTTGGAGGAGCCTTCATATGCCATATGTTTGATTTGTTTCTTATGATTTGTTTTTTTACTAGTCTCTGTTTCTTGTGGTTTGTTTTTTGTTTCTTATGATTTGTTTTCTAATGCTTGATGTCATGACGTGTTTATTCACGCACTCTCACTTGCGCCTTGGCCTAGTACGAATGACACCTGTAGTATTTGCTAtcctttaaaaaaaaaatattcgTCATTCTTCTCTCCTTTCTCTCAAACGTGAGAAGGGGTAGTGACTGATTAGTTGAATGGGGTTTTCAAGTTGTTCGGCAATAAATGTGAAAGGAAAGCTCCCTGGCGTCTTTTGCACTGTTTGACAATAACTTTTTGGAGGAGCCTATATATAGTTTTTTAGCAAAAGGAGCCTATATATTGTTGTATGTCACTGTAGGCAGTTTGCGGACCTCTATTATTGATGCAGATACACTCACTGAACCTCTTGAAGTCTTGGTACATTTTCCTATGGTAACTAACAGATACTAGAAAGTTTACCTTCTGTTAACTAAAGATCATCCCTCATCATCTGGGTTCTACTGTTATGCGTTCTAAGTCGCTCCTCTATTCTGCTGTTGGGGTGACACAGTTGAAGTAGATACATGGGTTAGTGCTAATGGTAAAAATGGAATGCATAGGGATTGGCATATACGTGATTCTATAACAGGCCACACGATACTGAGGCAACAAGGTTCAGATCTCTGCCACACTGATATATCTATACCATTAATCAATTTTATTAACAGTTTATTTCTACCAACTGCCATGCTACGATTGACGCTCATTGGTTGAACATTTTTTATGCTGCTGAATTATCTTTGTTGTAGTAAGCTTTTAATTCTCTACAggctgaggatgatgatgaccttGATCTTTTTGGGGATTAAACAGAGGAGGACAAGGAGGCTGCTAATGAGCACGCCGTTGTCAAGGCCTCttctaaaaagaaagaaaaaggagcgtacccagtgcagagagctcccgctctgtgcggggtctagggaagggtgtcagtggcgagccttaccctcgcctgtgcaatgcgaggagaccgcgactcgaacccgggaccttccagtcacaggcggtaagactctaccgcttgtgcTGTCAAGGCCTCTTCTGAAAAGAAAGAAAGTATGCATAATTTTCAGTTAGGAGTGTTAACCTACATTGTTTCTTATAATCACTTGGAGTTTTTGAAGAAATTTGGTAGCCTATGAGCAATGCAGGATTTGCATGTTAAACTCATTTCTCTGAACTCGGGTGGCGTCCGGTTCCGACAACTCAGGCATGGCTGAATCTGCACCTGAGAATGAGCTAGTCATTGAGCCGGTTTTCGCTACCAAGAGGTCAAGATCAGTGGCTGAGTTTGAGCAACATGTAATTCCATACCATTAGATGTAATTGCACATCAGCATTCTCTTAAATCAGACACAAATCACATTTACCATAACCTTCAAAGAATAATTTTGTACCGtaatccttctcttctttgcttctTGACAATAGGTACTAGGAACATAGGCTGGCTCAGGACTATATAATGTGTCTATGTTGACACTTAGGTTGGTGACTCTATATAATTGTTGATTTTTTTGATACACAAGCAGCCCCAGTCACTATCATGTTCCGTGGGGGCTATAACAATTTGTGCTGACGGGGACAATTTATACTATATTTTGTTtaaaattaatattttttaacAGTTGTTTCATCAGTTGAATAATTTGTTTATTCCTTTTGTACTATCTGTGAGTATGGTTGCACTTACTTGGCTATAGATCAAAATAAATCTTTTTAATGAACTGAGCACTAAATATGGATGTGTTTTGAAATTAACGTGATGACTTGATTTCCACTCTGCTAGCCTTTACATGATGTAATGGgggaggacaatgatgatgaaaagttGTAGAAAAATGACATTACTGTTCCTATGGTGTTTATGAATTTTTTCAAGATATGTGCGTGTTGCACGTGCAATCGTAATGTGATTAACATATATGTAATAACTAATAAATACAGGATAGTTCATAGTGTTATATTTACTATATAACCTGTATAGCTGCCACTTAATTTGAAACATGGGACTTGATTGTTTGTTGGTTCCATCAGTCCTGTATAGGTGCCTTTATTTTTATATTTGGTCCACCATTTTGGTCAATGTGAAATTCAGTTCATAATATATTATATTTACCCCCAATGAAATAACTGTTTGTGAAAGTTGTTCATATCAACTTAATTACTGTGAAGTAGGATGGTGTATTTAAGTTTCACTCATGTTGACCTTTGTATCATCATACTCTACTTGATTATTATTAGTAACATTTTCCTTCAAAATTTTTGCGGGTGCTGTATTGACAAGTAAGAAACCATTTTTTTGATACCTAACATGAGTTTTGATTGATCATAGCATAATATGAAAACAATTAGATATGTCCTaagctttttttttaaaaaaaaaactgggtATAACTTCATTACTCAATAGCTAACAAATAGCCACAATTACAGACATGCTATCAGGAACGAAGCTCATAATTTGCTCCTCTACCTCAGTGCACAAGAACCCCAGTACAGCCAAGTCATGAGCGGCTTGGTTACATTCTCTCCCTTTGAAAACACACTCAAAACTAAGAAAATTCGAGTCTATCATGGACTTAATTTCTTCTAACAGGTGCCCCATGCCGAGAATGAGTGGGCTTCTGAGTTGATTGCATGCACTACCTCTTGAGCATCCGACTCCAGATTCCAGAACAAGATTTCCAATACCCAAGTTGATGGCCGACTGAATGCCTAGGAGGCAAGCGACTAATTCTGCGTGTGGAAAGCACTGAGCACATAATCAACTTTCCCTCTCCCTGTCTACACCACATCTCTGTCGCTATCTTGGATTAGGAAACCCCAGCTACCAGCTTTGGATCCTGGTTGAAACGAGGCGTCGCAGTTCATCTGCCGGTAGCCTGGCGACGGCTTTGCCCACTTCATAGCTCTCCGTACTCCCCTCCCGCTTTCCTTGCTGTTCAGGCCTGCAGCTTCAGAAGTGTATGTGCCGATGCTTCTAACCAGCACTTCTGCGCTTCGCCATCGCCCATCCTCTCTTATGATATTGCGTTCATTCCAAATCATCCATAGTGTCATGACCACTTTCAGCTTCTTCTCTGCTGTTGCTTTCAGAATCATCTCCACCTCCCCTCGGGCATCACATGGACTGCGCGTTCCTTCTCCAAGTTGAGCAGCCACCAGACTTGTTTGGCCAATCCGCATTTGGAAAACAAATGTCCTCCATCTTCACTCATTTCGTCGCAGACCTCACACCTGGGATTTATTCTCATTCCACGGTGTATTAGATTGCACCTAAGTGGATGACTGTTGTGAGTAAAGTCGCCAGAGAAAATGCTTGATCCACTACGTCAAATAtggtttttaggggcggctaataagcatttgtagagacggttcggccagccgcccctacgaaagggtctctacaaatcatgcatttgtaggggcggttcccagaccgcccctacaaatcgatttgtagggacggttggtactgtagccgcccttacaaatcgatttataggggcggtctgggaacaccagccgcccctacaaatcaatttgtaggggcggctacagtaccaaccgcccctacaaattaattttccgccaaaaaaaaaataaattttcaattcaaattcgaccagaacatttaTTTATACCAGATTATAACAAATATTCCATGACAATACACGGTGCAAATTATTGTGCTTGTTGTTCATTTAAACTATGAGACTGCACATAGGTATATGAAAAGTAGTGCCTAGCAGTGTTTGATTTATGTTCTTAATACCCATTCAACATTCCAACCAACAAGCCGTGACACGAACTGAACATGCATGGTTGGACAGTTGAAGCTTCAGTACTTCGGTGCTGGCTGCTGAGTTGGTAGAAGTCCAAATCTCTTCTTCAATAGGAACCGCTGGCGAGAGTACTTGTCATCTGGTGAGAAGCGAGCTGCACCACAAGGAAATATTTTAGTAAATCATGATGCGAGGTCCATGGTCACCCAAATTATTAAACAATCAAAACCATAAAAAAGAATGAATTCCACATGTTTCAGTTCTGCAGGTTACATCTTTGTTTGGTCCTATACATCCACAATGCAAGTGTTCGCCTCAGGTAAAGTACGATAGCTTCTATCTCTCTACAGTCTATTTACATCTAGTCCAATGATACAACAGAATGATGCTTTAACCTGGCAGACAGTGCTCATGGTAAAGCCATTCATGATTGACTAGAACTCTAGATTATGCGAATGCCTAGTGAGTTCATATTGATCATATAAAGCACAGGGAATTGTCACAGGAAAAGAAAGAATGATCTGTAGCTTTGATAGGTACCGGTACTCTTAACTCCATTCTTAAAAGTTGCGCAAGCAATTTTTTATTTGTCTGCTCAAAATATCCAGAATCTAAACGCAGAAGAAATTGAAGATACAACATACTATTGGATGAATGACACAAATCGGTCAGGGGGTCTAGAAACATGCCAACTGCTCATAATTAGACAACCATGACTCTGCATCCTTATAGCCAACAAAAGAAAACTATCCAACTATCATATCTTGACAGGCAAGTTATAACAGAAGCAGCAAAGGTAACTCCAGTGAACAAAGGCAGTGTACCTGGGTGAGCAGACTGCGTCGGCACCCCAAGAGGCGACTCCTTCTGCAAAGCAAGAACACAGACACCCAAATTAGCAGAGGCTAACAAGTAACACCCAAAATCATCAGCCATTCAGAGAGGATGTACGGGCGCAAAATCATCAGCCATTCAGAGAGGATGTACGGACCCCAACAATGGCGGGGtcagacatcgctcgggggctggcggaagtgtctattcgctagacattctctttgcccgacccctccttatgtttaaaaactgGAGGCACGGTGTACGGGCGCAAACTTTGAGTAagcctggtcggaccgctaggacccTACGTCCCAGCGGCCACGGTGTTTTTGTCCACCAGCGCGATCAGAGTCTTTGTCTCCacactccaaaccttaaccttcaccttctcgggaagggtttggaggtgcctacctatggaatctccatcgaggagaggatgTCAGGTCACCCCAAGTCGATCGAGCGGCTCGGGCCGCTACCGAGAGACAGATACGGAAGACTGGGATGCTCATACaggttacaccggccccatcacGAACATCGGACCCagaccccacacggacatatccggtaatAGCTCCCAGAACCCGTCACTCGTGTCAttgaggtaacattaccgacccctgcTTTTTCTTTACATTCGTTCATtcaatcattcatacattcatctcatacatccaagcattgcatatgcaattgctacatcacaacgcttcgcgtcacatcacgaagcggtagtcgtctcattcgatatgagcggcgactgaccgaggttcgaaggctggcccacgaagggctcgaggccacctcgtatcaaaacagagccaggggagaaaaatcgagatgagccccagcggccttgcccgaccccgctcagaagcggacagggacatatggacctttcttgttcgattctaaccttgagccaagcccacagaatctccatcgaggagaggccaacggaccacccgagcctatcgaacggctcaggcatctgccgggaggcaggttaagaagtagtggaatgccacatgagggctctatcgaccccgtcagcggatgacagacccggattccactcgaacgtacCCGTTATCGAACTCACCGAGcatgacacttgagccatcgaggcaagtgtcattagcttagcccctATAGTTGCGGAAACTGAGGACGAGGTGTCgcatgaaacatggccgacccctaccgaaccccacggggctcgggggcttgagccacttgatcctagatcgagagaccaaggttcgaaggtcggcccacgaagggcctGAGGCTGCCTAACATCGAACAAAAGCTAAGGGGGGGGGGAACGTAGAtaagccccagcggcctttgcctgTCCTGCCTAGaagcggacaaggtcatctcaaccttctcgttcga
Proteins encoded in this region:
- the LOC136505053 gene encoding ergosterol biosynthetic protein 28-like, coding for MAAEGKRKGVPALGWWLMLVGSLRLASVWFGFFDIWALRVAVFSQTEMTDVHGRTFGVWTLLTCTLCFLCALNLENRPLYLATFLSFIYALGHFLTEYLIYHTMAATNLSTVGFFAGTSIIWMLLQWNSHGNPRCSHAVKQS